A single Sphingomonas sp. IW22 DNA region contains:
- a CDS encoding DUF1153 domain-containing protein, with product MIENQKMRPGKVIGPLGEPLTLDTLPPPDTTRWVVRRKAEVVAAVNGGLLTIDEVCDRYGLTVEEFAGWQRAIDRSGMPGLRVTRIQHYRSLYERQQKY from the coding sequence ATGATCGAGAACCAGAAAATGAGGCCGGGCAAGGTTATCGGGCCGCTGGGCGAGCCGCTTACGCTGGACACGCTGCCGCCCCCCGACACGACGCGCTGGGTCGTGCGTCGCAAGGCCGAAGTGGTGGCTGCCGTAAATGGTGGCTTGCTGACCATCGACGAAGTATGCGATCGCTATGGTTTGACGGTCGAAGAATTCGCGGGATGGCAGCGCGCGATTGACCGTTCGGGGATGCCGGGACTGCGCGTGACGCGAATCCAGCACTACCGCTCCCTTTACGAGCGCCAGCAGAAATATTGA
- a CDS encoding Ppx/GppA phosphatase family protein, with the protein MGDISTQSPKRRRQGPAPARSAETPGKRRLRAPEGRHYAALDLGTNNCRLLIARPQGSGFAVIDAFSRIVRLGEGLATSGELSDAAIDRTIAALRICADKLRRRNVALARSVATEACRRASNGPEFIARVRAETGIMLDIISAEEEARLAVLGCHALIEPGDGPALVFDIGGGSTELVLVDNRDPAPRVLDWHSAPWGVVSLTEASAIGAEPGESLEAHYARMRALVADSFSPFAARVGRPRGVPRLLGTSGTVTTLASVHLGLSAYDRSAIDGLIVPAHAMRTISQRLAGLTLAERAKVPCIGTERADLVVAGCAILEAILDLWPAERLGIADRGIREGILRRLMQGGAA; encoded by the coding sequence ATGGGGGATATATCCACCCAGTCGCCGAAGCGGCGCAGGCAAGGTCCCGCGCCCGCACGATCGGCCGAAACGCCGGGCAAGCGCCGTTTGCGTGCGCCCGAAGGGCGGCATTATGCGGCGCTCGACCTGGGCACCAATAATTGCCGGCTGCTGATCGCCCGTCCACAGGGTTCCGGCTTTGCCGTGATCGACGCTTTTTCGCGGATCGTTCGCCTGGGCGAAGGGTTGGCGACCAGTGGCGAATTGTCCGACGCGGCGATCGACCGCACCATCGCGGCGCTACGGATCTGTGCGGACAAGCTGCGGCGGCGCAATGTGGCGCTTGCTCGGTCGGTCGCGACCGAAGCATGTCGCCGGGCCAGCAACGGGCCGGAATTCATTGCCCGCGTGCGGGCGGAAACGGGAATCATGCTCGATATCATCTCGGCCGAGGAAGAAGCGCGGCTGGCCGTACTGGGCTGTCACGCGCTGATCGAACCGGGCGACGGGCCGGCGCTGGTGTTCGACATTGGCGGCGGATCGACTGAACTGGTGCTGGTCGACAATCGCGATCCCGCGCCGCGCGTACTGGACTGGCACAGCGCGCCTTGGGGTGTCGTATCCCTGACCGAAGCGAGCGCGATCGGCGCCGAACCCGGCGAAAGCCTTGAGGCGCATTATGCGCGGATGCGCGCGCTGGTGGCCGATTCCTTTTCACCCTTTGCCGCGCGGGTCGGGCGGCCCCGCGGCGTGCCGCGCCTGCTGGGCACCAGCGGGACAGTGACGACGCTGGCCAGCGTGCATCTGGGCCTGTCGGCCTATGACCGCTCCGCCATCGACGGGCTGATCGTGCCCGCCCACGCCATGCGGACCATCAGCCAGCGGCTGGCGGGCCTGACGCTGGCCGAGCGGGCAAAGGTGCCGTGCATCGGCACCGAACGCGCCGATTTGGTGGTCGCGGGCTGTGCAATTCTGGAGGCGATTTTGGACCTGTGGCCTGCCGAACGGCTGGGAATTGCGGATCGGGGCATCAGGGAGGGCATTTTGCGCCGCCTGATGCAAGGTGGTGCGGCATGA
- a CDS encoding RlmE family RNA methyltransferase: MSRGGSGSRVRVRTSRGRTAQSTRWLERQLNDPYVKRAKAEGYRSRAAYKLIELDEKFSFLKGMRRIVDLGLAPGGWSQVVRRRLPQASVVGIDLLPVDPIEGVTILQMDFLSDAAPERLKEELGGEADLVLSDMAANTVGHPQTDALRTSALVEAAHEFACEVLRPGGTFVAKVFAGGGDTSMVAEMKRNFATVKHAKPPSSRKGSVEWFVVAQGFKGRRKAEDETGSED; this comes from the coding sequence ATGAGCCGGGGTGGCAGCGGCAGCCGGGTTCGCGTTCGCACGTCGCGCGGGCGCACGGCGCAATCGACGCGCTGGCTCGAACGTCAGCTCAACGACCCCTATGTCAAACGCGCCAAGGCGGAGGGCTATCGCAGCCGCGCCGCCTACAAGCTGATCGAGCTGGACGAGAAGTTCTCGTTCCTGAAGGGGATGCGCCGGATCGTCGATCTGGGCCTCGCGCCCGGCGGTTGGAGTCAGGTGGTGCGCCGTCGTCTGCCGCAGGCCAGCGTCGTCGGCATCGACCTGTTGCCCGTCGACCCGATCGAGGGCGTCACCATCCTCCAGATGGACTTCCTGTCCGACGCCGCGCCCGAACGGCTGAAGGAGGAACTGGGGGGCGAGGCCGATCTGGTCCTGTCCGACATGGCCGCCAACACGGTGGGCCACCCCCAGACCGACGCGCTGCGCACCTCGGCGCTGGTTGAGGCGGCACATGAATTCGCCTGTGAAGTGCTGCGCCCCGGCGGCACCTTTGTCGCAAAGGTGTTTGCCGGTGGTGGCGACACGTCGATGGTCGCCGAAATGAAGCGCAACTTCGCCACGGTGAAACACGCCAAGCCGCCATCGAGCCGAAAGGGCTCGGTCGAATGGTTCGTCGTGGCTCAGGGATTCAAGGGCCGGCGCAAGGCAGAGGACGAAACCGGGTCTGAGGACTAA
- a CDS encoding GlsB/YeaQ/YmgE family stress response membrane protein: MGIIIWLVVGGVVGWLASMVMRTDAQQGILLNIVVGIIGAFIGGLLFGGSINAGVTLYTFLASLVGAIILLAIVNLVRRGRVR; encoded by the coding sequence GTGGGTATCATCATTTGGCTGGTCGTGGGCGGTGTCGTCGGTTGGCTTGCCAGCATGGTCATGCGCACCGATGCACAGCAGGGCATCCTGCTGAACATCGTCGTCGGCATCATCGGTGCGTTCATCGGCGGGCTGCTTTTTGGTGGTTCGATCAACGCAGGCGTGACGCTTTACACGTTCCTCGCCTCGCTGGTCGGTGCGATCATCCTGCTGGCGATCGTCAATCTCGTCCGTCGTGGTCGCGTGCGCTAA
- a CDS encoding tyrosine-type recombinase/integrase translates to MAKRYAYVGSFEDRHGKRRWRFRRKGYPTHYFKEPHGTKAFDREYAACIEQELVPVGAGRIVPGSVSDAIARYYSDNAFHDLAPATQTVYRGVLERFRDKFGNDPLKAFDADRIARLMTAMRHKPHAAARLRKLLAQLMRIGRRAKIIPHGFDPVKDTSAPKTVSEGYHRWTEDELAAFEAKHPLGTKPRLAFALLLYGAQRSGDVRLMTRESIAGGRVRLDQSKTGNAVDVPIVPPLAEALEAGPIGAGTLLEAKHGEGYTPKGFYNMMKRACIAAGVPHCSPHGLRKSAARRCREAGCSDDQGMAITGHKTVKEYRRYAGEDARGALADAAMALVLANLPEKVAKASTQSIEKAAL, encoded by the coding sequence ATGGCGAAGCGCTACGCCTATGTCGGAAGTTTTGAGGACCGTCACGGCAAGCGCCGGTGGCGCTTTCGTCGCAAGGGCTATCCGACGCACTATTTCAAGGAACCGCACGGGACCAAGGCGTTCGACCGGGAATATGCCGCCTGTATCGAGCAGGAACTGGTGCCGGTCGGCGCTGGCCGGATTGTGCCTGGAAGCGTGTCTGACGCCATTGCGCGCTATTACAGCGACAATGCCTTTCACGATCTCGCACCGGCAACACAGACGGTTTATCGGGGCGTCTTGGAGCGGTTCCGCGACAAGTTCGGGAACGATCCGCTTAAAGCCTTTGATGCCGATCGCATCGCGCGGCTGATGACTGCGATGCGGCACAAGCCACATGCGGCGGCGCGGCTTCGCAAGTTGCTGGCCCAGCTGATGCGCATCGGCCGTCGCGCCAAGATCATCCCGCATGGCTTTGACCCGGTGAAGGATACCAGCGCGCCGAAAACGGTCAGCGAGGGTTATCACCGCTGGACAGAGGACGAGCTGGCCGCATTCGAGGCCAAGCACCCGCTGGGCACGAAACCGCGCCTGGCGTTCGCCCTGTTGCTCTATGGGGCGCAACGCAGCGGCGACGTGCGCCTGATGACGCGCGAATCGATCGCCGGTGGCCGTGTGCGCCTCGACCAGTCAAAGACCGGCAACGCCGTCGACGTGCCGATCGTGCCGCCACTGGCGGAAGCGCTGGAAGCGGGACCGATCGGCGCCGGGACGCTGCTGGAGGCGAAGCACGGCGAGGGCTACACGCCCAAGGGCTTCTACAACATGATGAAGCGCGCCTGCATCGCTGCCGGGGTGCCACATTGCTCGCCACATGGCCTTCGCAAGTCGGCGGCGCGGCGCTGCCGTGAGGCCGGTTGCAGCGACGATCAGGGCATGGCGATCACCGGCCACAAGACGGTGAAGGAGTATCGCCGATATGCTGGTGAGGACGCGCGCGGGGCGCTGGCCGACGCTGCGATGGCACTGGTTTTGGCTAACCTTCCCGAAAAGGTAGCCAAAGCATCAACGCAATCCATTGAAAAGGCTGCGCTATGA
- a CDS encoding SIMPL domain-containing protein translates to MPKLIPVMLMIAATSSPALAQEATPILPDAALLDVVAEGRTTRVPDMAVINAGVVTQSETAAAALSANAARMDKVLSALKRAGVSERDIQTATIALNPQYRYGENVPPVITGYQASNRVSIRFRDVAKSGAILDALVREGANQIDGPNLTLAQPDAAMDEARADAIARARSRAELYAKAAGMRVERIASISEGSSGSMPRPMMMVSRMDAAPAPETAIAAGEQDVTATVTVRFVLR, encoded by the coding sequence ATGCCGAAACTTATCCCCGTCATGTTGATGATCGCGGCAACCTCATCGCCTGCACTCGCGCAGGAGGCGACGCCGATCCTGCCGGATGCGGCGCTGCTGGACGTGGTGGCCGAAGGGCGCACCACGCGCGTGCCCGACATGGCGGTGATCAACGCGGGCGTCGTCACCCAGTCCGAAACCGCCGCGGCAGCCCTGTCCGCCAATGCCGCGCGCATGGACAAGGTATTATCCGCGCTGAAGCGCGCGGGCGTGTCGGAACGCGATATCCAGACCGCGACGATCGCGCTCAACCCGCAGTATCGCTATGGCGAAAACGTCCCGCCGGTCATCACCGGCTATCAGGCGTCCAACCGGGTCAGCATCCGCTTTCGCGATGTGGCCAAAAGCGGTGCGATCCTCGACGCGCTGGTGCGCGAGGGCGCAAATCAGATCGACGGGCCCAACCTGACGCTTGCCCAGCCGGACGCCGCAATGGACGAGGCGCGGGCGGATGCGATCGCGCGGGCACGGTCGCGGGCCGAACTATATGCCAAAGCCGCCGGCATGCGGGTGGAGCGTATCGCTTCGATCAGCGAAGGTTCGTCGGGCAGCATGCCGCGCCCGATGATGATGGTGTCGCGCATGGACGCGGCCCCCGCCCCTGAAACCGCCATCGCGGCGGGCGAACAGGATGTGACCGCGACCGTTACCGTGCGCTTCGTCCTGCGCTGA
- a CDS encoding efflux RND transporter periplasmic adaptor subunit yields MNYETSTIDAEGRLLAGEAAPPPRWRRWAIIAAVVVLAGLAVWFFLAPKPAEVDPLKGGGARDQQIPSISVAVPGSDTVRTIISGTGSLAARREMPIGVVGEGGAVTRVMVEPGDWVSAGQTLATVDRSVQTETAESLAAQVRVARADAELAESELKRAQQLVDRGFISKADVERRTATRDAARARVSVAEAQLAETRARNRRLDIRAPAAGLVLARAIEPGQIVGGGQSVLFRIAMNGQMEMRAQLAENDLARVRRGAVADVTPVGATESVRGEVWQVSPIIDPQSRQGIARIALPYAESLRPGGFASARIVAGASVSPQLPESAVLSDSQGNFVYVLNDKDEVVRRDVRIGEVSDQGVSIASGLTGNERVVLTAGGFLAPGQKVKPTLVKIER; encoded by the coding sequence ATGAACTACGAGACTTCGACCATTGATGCGGAAGGCCGTTTGCTGGCAGGTGAAGCGGCTCCGCCGCCCCGCTGGCGTCGTTGGGCCATCATCGCGGCGGTGGTCGTGTTGGCCGGGCTGGCCGTCTGGTTCTTTCTGGCGCCCAAGCCGGCCGAGGTCGATCCGCTGAAGGGCGGCGGCGCGCGTGATCAGCAAATCCCCTCGATCAGCGTGGCCGTTCCGGGCAGCGATACAGTCCGCACGATCATTTCCGGCACCGGCTCCCTTGCGGCACGCCGCGAGATGCCGATCGGCGTCGTCGGTGAAGGCGGGGCGGTGACGCGGGTGATGGTCGAACCCGGTGACTGGGTGAGCGCGGGCCAGACGCTGGCAACGGTCGACCGCTCGGTCCAGACCGAAACCGCCGAATCACTCGCCGCACAGGTGCGGGTGGCGCGCGCGGACGCCGAACTCGCGGAATCCGAACTGAAGCGCGCGCAGCAGCTGGTCGATCGCGGCTTTATTTCAAAGGCCGATGTCGAGCGCCGCACGGCAACGCGCGACGCCGCACGCGCACGGGTGTCCGTGGCCGAAGCGCAGCTGGCTGAAACGCGGGCGCGCAATCGCCGCCTCGACATTCGCGCCCCCGCCGCCGGGCTGGTACTGGCGCGCGCGATCGAGCCGGGACAGATTGTCGGCGGCGGTCAGAGCGTGCTGTTCCGCATCGCCATGAACGGCCAGATGGAAATGCGCGCGCAGCTGGCCGAAAACGATCTTGCCCGCGTCCGTCGCGGGGCCGTGGCCGATGTGACGCCCGTCGGCGCAACAGAATCGGTGCGCGGCGAGGTGTGGCAGGTTTCGCCCATCATCGACCCGCAGTCGCGCCAGGGCATTGCCCGCATCGCCCTGCCCTATGCCGAAAGCCTGCGCCCAGGCGGCTTTGCCAGCGCGCGGATCGTCGCCGGTGCGTCGGTGTCGCCGCAGCTGCCCGAATCGGCGGTGCTGAGCGACAGCCAGGGCAATTTCGTCTATGTGCTGAACGACAAGGACGAAGTCGTGCGGCGTGACGTCCGAATCGGGGAAGTCTCCGATCAGGGCGTGTCGATCGCCAGCGGGCTGACCGGCAATGAACGCGTGGTGCTGACCGCCGGTGGCTTCCTGGCGCCGGGTCAGAAGGTGAAGCCGACGCTCGTCAAGATCGAGCGCTGA
- the mnmA gene encoding tRNA 2-thiouridine(34) synthase MnmA, protein MFTPDFQLPPPVQGRRIVVAMSGGVDSSVVAALAARTGAETIGVTLQLYDHGEAVGRAGACCAGRDIRDARAVCDRLGIAHYVFDHETSFREQVIDDFADEYLAGRTPIPCVKCNMGPKFTDLFAMARQLGADCLATGHYVRRIVGPHGAELHRAVDPARDQSYFLFATTREQLDFLRFPLGGMPKAEVRALAAELGLGVAAKPDSQDICFVPDGDYAGLVRKLRPEAGEGGDIVHVDGRVLGRHRGLVHYTVGQRRGLEIGGLAEPLYVVRLDPAAKHVVVGPRAALAVAAARIEGVNWLGEESDGPMTVKVRSLAKPVPARLDGDRVVFAAPEYGVAPGQAAVLYAGDRVLGGGWIAATEAAEVAFAA, encoded by the coding sequence ATGTTCACCCCCGATTTTCAGCTTCCCCCGCCCGTTCAGGGCCGTCGGATCGTGGTCGCCATGTCGGGCGGCGTCGACAGTTCGGTCGTCGCCGCACTGGCCGCGCGCACGGGTGCTGAGACGATCGGGGTCACGCTTCAGCTTTACGATCACGGCGAAGCAGTCGGCCGGGCGGGCGCGTGCTGTGCCGGGCGCGACATTCGCGATGCGCGCGCGGTATGCGACCGGCTGGGCATCGCCCATTATGTGTTCGACCACGAAACCAGCTTTCGCGAGCAGGTGATCGACGATTTCGCCGACGAATATCTGGCCGGGCGCACGCCGATTCCGTGCGTGAAGTGCAATATGGGGCCGAAGTTCACCGACCTGTTCGCCATGGCGCGGCAATTGGGCGCCGATTGCCTGGCCACTGGTCATTATGTGCGCCGTATCGTCGGCCCGCACGGTGCCGAGCTTCACCGCGCGGTCGATCCGGCCCGCGACCAGAGCTATTTCCTGTTCGCGACCACGCGCGAGCAGCTGGACTTCCTGCGCTTTCCACTGGGCGGAATGCCCAAGGCGGAAGTGCGCGCACTGGCCGCCGAACTGGGGCTGGGCGTTGCGGCCAAGCCCGACAGCCAGGACATCTGCTTCGTCCCCGATGGCGATTATGCCGGGCTGGTGCGAAAGTTGCGGCCTGAAGCGGGTGAGGGGGGCGACATCGTCCATGTCGACGGTCGCGTGCTGGGCCGCCATCGGGGGCTGGTCCACTATACCGTCGGCCAGCGACGCGGACTCGAGATCGGCGGGCTGGCCGAGCCGCTTTACGTCGTTCGGCTGGACCCCGCGGCCAAGCACGTGGTCGTCGGCCCGCGCGCCGCACTGGCCGTGGCAGCAGCGCGGATCGAGGGCGTGAACTGGCTGGGTGAAGAAAGCGACGGCCCGATGACGGTCAAGGTCCGCTCATTGGCCAAGCCCGTGCCCGCGCGGCTAGACGGCGACCGCGTGGTCTTTGCCGCGCCCGAATATGGCGTGGCGCCGGGGCAGGCGGCAGTGCTCTATGCCGGCGACCGCGTGCTGGGCGGCGGTTGGATTGCCGCGACCGAGGCCGCCGAGGTCGCGTTCGCCGCCTGA